Proteins encoded in a region of the Euleptes europaea isolate rEulEur1 chromosome 3, rEulEur1.hap1, whole genome shotgun sequence genome:
- the MTPN gene encoding myotrophin codes for MSDKEFMWALKNGDLDEVKDYVAKGEDVNRTLEGGRKPLHYAADCGQLEILEFLLLKGADVNAPDKHSITPLLSAVYEDHLSCVKLLLSKGADKTVRGPDGLTAVEATDNQAIKALLQ; via the exons ATGTCGGACAAGGAGTTCATGTGGGCCCTCAAGAACGGCGACCTGGACGAGGTGAAGGACTACGTGGCCAAg GGTGAAGATGTGAATCGGACACTGGAAGGTGGGCGGAAACCTCTTCACTATGCGGCGGACTGTGGGCAGCTGGAGATTCTGGAGTTCCTTCTGCTGAAAGGAGCTGATGTTAAC GCTCCAGACAAGCACAGTATCACTCCACTCCTTTCAGCAGTCTACGAAGACCACTTATCTTGTGTGAAGCTACTCCTGTCCAAG GGTGCCGATAAGACAGTGAGAGGACCGGACGGGCTAACGGCTGTGGAAGCCACCGACAATCAGGCGATCAAGGCGCTCCTCCAGTGA